From Hermetia illucens chromosome 6, iHerIll2.2.curated.20191125, whole genome shotgun sequence, one genomic window encodes:
- the LOC119660079 gene encoding uncharacterized protein LOC119660079 gives MNYPVNWFLAITVVLHISFVSNEKYEVFLVKLWCNPNPKYAECNWRTRDHAHIDADYYIKQPISSLTLNLYIAQVDQRSRTTVIINRKYNLCENVSNLVAHYVSLYINYFFNEFAKNFKFECPIKVSNLSMRDLPADSNLIPLRLFYKPRSYFFANATLLEKTKTLSETLSRFYGEWKIVKK, from the exons ATGAATTATCCGGTGAACTGGTTTCTGGCAATAACAGTTGTCCTCCACATCTCATTTGTATCTAACGAG AAATACGAAGTTTTCCTAGTGAAGCTTTGGTGCAATCCAAATCCCAAATACGCAGAATGCAACTGGAGGACCAGGGACCACGCTCATATCGATGCCGATTACTACATCAAGCAGCCAATATCCTCTCTTACCTTAAACCTTTACATTGCACAAGTTGACCAGCGCTCGAGGACAACGGTCATCATCAACCGAAAGTACAACCTTTGTGAGAACGTTAGCAACTTAGTCGCTCATTACGTATCACTCTATATCAACTACTTCTTCaatgaatttgcaaaaaattttaaattcgaaTGCCCCATCAAGGTATCTAATCTATCCATGAGAGACCTCCCGGCCGACAGTAATTTGATACCACTCCGCTTGTTCTATAAGCCACGAAGTTACTTCTTCGCAAACGCAACCCTtcttgaaaaaacaaaaaccttaagCGAAACCCTTTCTCGTTTTTATGGGGAATGGAAAATTGTGAAGAAATAA